A stretch of Mucilaginibacter terrae DNA encodes these proteins:
- a CDS encoding AraC family transcriptional regulator, translated as MKNGITDIPKYDLENFRPLHRHSISVPPFGHNIPDDSKIIEGFQLYSSDGMISAKGPLKSIFYRIGITVTGSLNMQVGLDKYEHQPRTLTFTFPSQIFSTDNVSEDAFGYYMFFTAEFLNDIIPAIKIAEEFPFYDFSGTPVFQIENEELENILGLVMKINAELQGNQTGRIKAVKMYVYLLLLEAKRSYVRQNIGNTESFPHSFKLISRFRKLVAQHYLDKKQVNDYAQMLGVSPNHLNRIVKEKTGKTASEVIKEMILQEAKSLLRYTGNSVAEIAYRLDFSDPASFNRFFKSLTNETPLIYRSRQN; from the coding sequence ATGAAAAATGGTATAACGGATATTCCCAAATATGACCTGGAAAACTTCAGACCTTTACACAGGCATAGTATTTCAGTACCGCCTTTTGGACATAATATACCTGACGATTCCAAAATAATTGAAGGGTTTCAGCTTTATTCCAGTGACGGAATGATCTCAGCAAAAGGACCTTTAAAGTCTATCTTTTACAGAATAGGCATTACGGTTACCGGTTCGCTTAATATGCAGGTCGGGCTCGACAAATATGAACATCAACCACGGACTTTGACCTTTACATTCCCCAGCCAGATCTTTTCAACGGATAATGTTTCCGAAGATGCGTTCGGGTACTACATGTTTTTCACTGCTGAGTTTCTCAATGATATCATTCCGGCAATCAAAATCGCTGAGGAATTTCCCTTCTACGATTTTTCCGGTACACCTGTATTTCAAATCGAAAATGAAGAGCTCGAAAACATACTTGGGTTGGTGATGAAAATAAATGCGGAACTGCAGGGCAACCAGACCGGGCGCATTAAGGCGGTTAAAATGTATGTGTATCTATTGTTGTTAGAAGCCAAAAGAAGCTACGTGCGCCAAAATATAGGTAACACTGAATCCTTTCCGCATAGTTTTAAACTGATCAGCCGTTTCCGGAAATTAGTGGCTCAACATTATCTTGATAAAAAGCAGGTGAATGACTATGCGCAGATGTTAGGTGTCAGTCCGAACCATTTGAACAGGATAGTAAAGGAAAAAACCGGAAAAACCGCTTCAGAAGTTATAAAAGAGATGATTTTACAGGAGGCGAAATCCTTACTGCGCTACACGGGAAATTCAGTTGCTGAAATTGCGTACCGTCTGGACTTTTCTGACCCTGCATCCTTCAACCGTTTTTTCAAAAGTTTAACAAACGAGACGCCGCTCATTTATCGTTCAAGGCAGAATTAG
- a CDS encoding exodeoxyribonuclease VII large subunit — protein sequence MESENPVIISYSPAAVLNLFNNSISVNQIKRIVQLKGIYLQGKGNQYSGYFYDFFRDEASDAAITILVPPLIRNEMRPNKTVTVNGFVTRRVINSSGSIQIQLTVTDLVEQTQNKYNDDDLRKIELMQQKAVNGYRDVYSWLKEKIINEEPFKVGIIIGKTGIIDNDIKHQLRESIGFYDLNFHRINLISEEEIVTTLDRLNNENYGVIAVSRGGGDNLDIFNRFKIAEKAVTLRSLFITAIGHKDDVTLLQKVADKSFITPSELGQFFNDVFNHTVEELHNSKARLIESVKLQLSANYEKQIDNLNEKLKANEELRLSTAKSLELVYQEKLVMLNGQLASEQKLQSERIGLLNEQITDYKTQVTELSGRSSVNWTMLIIAVILGLIIGYLLKGN from the coding sequence ATGGAATCCGAAAACCCCGTGATCATATCTTACTCTCCGGCAGCTGTACTCAACCTGTTCAATAACTCCATCTCTGTAAATCAGATCAAACGCATCGTTCAGCTCAAAGGGATTTATTTGCAGGGCAAGGGTAATCAGTACAGCGGTTATTTTTACGATTTTTTTCGCGACGAAGCATCGGATGCTGCTATTACCATACTTGTGCCGCCGTTGATCCGCAATGAGATGCGACCGAACAAAACGGTTACCGTCAATGGATTTGTAACCCGCCGGGTGATCAATTCTTCAGGCAGCATTCAGATACAACTAACCGTGACAGATCTGGTCGAGCAAACACAAAATAAATACAATGATGACGATCTCAGAAAAATTGAGTTGATGCAGCAGAAAGCGGTGAACGGTTATCGTGACGTTTACAGTTGGCTCAAAGAGAAGATCATTAATGAAGAACCCTTTAAGGTCGGTATCATTATTGGGAAAACCGGCATCATTGATAATGATATTAAACACCAGTTACGGGAATCCATCGGCTTTTACGATCTGAATTTTCACCGGATCAACTTGATTTCTGAAGAAGAGATCGTAACGACACTGGACCGGCTTAATAACGAAAATTACGGTGTGATCGCGGTGTCGCGTGGTGGTGGTGATAACCTGGACATTTTTAACCGGTTTAAAATCGCAGAAAAGGCAGTCACATTGCGATCCTTATTCATCACGGCTATTGGTCATAAGGATGATGTTACCTTATTGCAGAAAGTGGCGGATAAGTCCTTTATCACACCGTCTGAATTAGGCCAGTTCTTTAACGATGTATTTAATCATACGGTTGAAGAGTTGCACAACTCCAAGGCCAGGCTTATCGAATCTGTTAAATTACAGCTAAGCGCCAACTACGAAAAACAGATCGATAACCTGAACGAAAAATTAAAGGCCAACGAAGAACTTCGGTTAAGCACCGCTAAAAGCCTGGAACTGGTTTATCAGGAAAAATTGGTGATGCTTAACGGTCAGTTGGCCAGCGAACAAAAACTACAATCCGAACGGATCGGTCTCCTAAATGAACAGATCACCGATTATAAAACGCAGGTCACAGAACTTAGCGGTAGATCATCGGTGAACTGGACAATGCTCATCATTGCAGTTATTTTAGGTTTGATCATTGGCTACCTGTTAAAAGGTAATTGA
- a CDS encoding alpha/beta hydrolase: protein MERRHFIKSTALTALGAVFIRSYEGSEEKSTNAMETKNQLDDLELPAGIRERYVPGINGLTIHVLEAGFETAKRPAVLLLHGFPELAYSWRKVMFPLAAAGYHVIAPDMRGYGRTTGWDGDFDGNYASFRTHELSSDAMGLVTAMGHDSVYTIVGHDVGATVAAYCALVRPDFFRSIVILSCPFGGVPALPSNVATQSTPAQQPAVAVKDPLSLLPKPCKDSITYFSTRNANDDMLNCKQGLHDFQRTYFYVKSADWSQNKGLSPLTSGKPEEIAKQPIYYVLDIDKTMPEQVAPYMPSAQEIAACNWLPDNEIDVYTREFKRTGFQGGLNWYRCTTSGLNNSDLKLFSGHTIDVPSCFIAGVADWARFRPVGALEQMQNQACTKMESFHIIEGAGHWIAQEQPEKVTDLIVDFLQRIK from the coding sequence ATGGAACGCAGGCATTTCATAAAAAGCACGGCGCTTACTGCTTTAGGAGCGGTTTTCATCCGCTCTTATGAGGGTTCTGAAGAAAAATCAACAAATGCTATGGAAACGAAAAATCAATTGGACGACCTGGAATTACCGGCAGGCATACGCGAACGGTACGTACCTGGAATAAACGGCTTGACAATACATGTACTGGAAGCTGGTTTTGAGACAGCCAAACGCCCTGCGGTGCTTCTGCTGCATGGGTTTCCTGAATTGGCCTATAGCTGGCGCAAAGTAATGTTCCCACTGGCTGCTGCCGGTTATCATGTGATCGCACCGGATATGCGTGGCTATGGCCGCACGACAGGGTGGGACGGCGATTTTGACGGAAATTATGCTTCTTTCAGGACACATGAGCTATCGAGTGATGCGATGGGTTTGGTCACGGCTATGGGACATGACTCGGTTTACACGATCGTTGGACATGACGTGGGTGCCACAGTAGCGGCTTATTGTGCGCTCGTCAGACCTGACTTTTTCAGGTCAATTGTTATTTTGAGTTGCCCGTTCGGCGGCGTACCTGCTTTGCCATCTAATGTCGCAACGCAATCCACGCCGGCTCAGCAGCCGGCAGTTGCTGTAAAAGATCCCCTTTCCCTATTACCAAAGCCGTGTAAGGATAGCATTACCTACTTTTCAACGCGCAATGCCAATGATGATATGCTGAACTGCAAGCAGGGGCTGCACGATTTTCAGCGGACTTACTTTTATGTAAAGAGTGCCGACTGGAGTCAAAATAAAGGACTTTCTCCACTTACATCAGGTAAGCCTGAGGAAATTGCTAAACAACCGATTTATTATGTTTTGGATATTGACAAAACGATGCCTGAACAGGTTGCGCCCTATATGCCGTCTGCGCAGGAAATTGCCGCGTGTAATTGGCTCCCGGATAATGAAATTGATGTCTATACCCGGGAATTTAAGCGTACCGGTTTCCAGGGTGGATTGAATTGGTACCGTTGCACTACTAGCGGATTAAACAACTCCGACCTCAAACTTTTTTCGGGGCATACCATTGATGTGCCTTCGTGTTTTATTGCAGGGGTTGCCGATTGGGCGAGATTTCGTCCTGTTGGCGCATTAGAGCAGATGCAAAACCAAGCGTGCACGAAAATGGAAAGTTTTCACATTATTGAAGGCGCTGGCCATTGGATAGCCCAGGAACAACCTGAAAAAGTTACCGATTTGATTGTTGATTTTTTGCAACGAATAAAATAA
- a CDS encoding outer membrane beta-barrel family protein has product MSFAQMKWITTLLLALVSTIVSAQNKGKITGKIIDANSKAAIDYATVSIYQQGSEKPSGGTISDDKGNFTLDKLADGQYRVVVNFIGYQAYTAGPFNIKQSTVNAGSISLHSSSKQLGAVTVTAKTPIIENKIDKMVYNAANDITSQGGVALDVLKKVPQVSVDIDGNVELQGIASVRFLINGKPSTMFGSSLADVLASLPASQIKSIEVITSSGAKYDAQGLGGIINIILKDNKVRGINGTVNLSAGTRMNNGSANLNVRSTNFGISAFFSGNAQVNTRTLNLNDRTSTDASGRNTRLVQDGYSDFKRGGYESGINFDWSLSKMDNITGSLGYDHFNNQNSGLTSQSQQTNGLVGVTSQRNSLSKFNANSYDWSLDYKHKFKTDGQELELLYNSSFGKNNSAYNQSQVYSGQANPFSASSSSNPGTDKETNISIDYTHPLSKDVVFETGAKTVLQYINSTAAVNAYNANTNLYAFDPNQSYSLKYDRKIYAGYISLGFTAFHFFDIKAGGRLEHTDTHIDFPGTLIPSYNTWVPTAVISHKLSTTSTLKISYTKRVERAEYREINPFINLSDPYNITTGNPLLKPEIGNVFELGYNKSFEAGGNLYIALFSRHNTNDVKTYTNFYSEYRVGDSVYRNVSVTNRQNIGTEQNTGISISGSVPFSKKLNLRTNTTVTDKYIVNKVYGGPSVNAVVVRTNLNLTFQLSETFVAEAFGNYNSPLKNIQGRTPKFMTYNFAVRKQFMGKKASLGFTTTNPFAKYVDQLTTITQAATTNGLPYTSYNLRRVPYQSFGVSLSWRFGKLDFKKDNEQDNMAKPIDN; this is encoded by the coding sequence ATGAGTTTTGCACAAATGAAATGGATTACTACACTTTTGCTTGCCCTGGTAAGCACCATCGTATCAGCACAAAATAAAGGAAAAATAACCGGTAAAATAATTGATGCCAATAGTAAGGCAGCCATTGATTACGCTACCGTGAGCATCTATCAGCAGGGAAGCGAAAAGCCATCGGGCGGAACCATTAGTGATGATAAAGGCAATTTTACGCTTGATAAACTGGCCGATGGCCAATACCGTGTTGTTGTAAATTTTATAGGCTACCAGGCTTATACAGCTGGTCCTTTCAACATAAAGCAGAGCACTGTAAATGCAGGTAGCATAAGTTTACATTCCTCGAGTAAGCAACTGGGAGCCGTAACCGTTACCGCTAAAACACCAATAATTGAAAACAAAATTGATAAGATGGTTTACAACGCTGCCAATGATATAACCTCACAGGGTGGTGTTGCATTAGATGTACTGAAAAAAGTACCGCAAGTGAGTGTGGATATTGACGGCAACGTTGAATTGCAAGGCATTGCGAGTGTGCGTTTTTTAATAAACGGAAAACCATCAACCATGTTTGGCAGTAGTTTGGCCGATGTACTGGCCTCGCTTCCCGCCAGCCAGATCAAAAGCATTGAGGTGATCACCAGTTCCGGAGCCAAATATGATGCACAAGGTTTGGGCGGTATCATTAACATTATCCTTAAAGATAACAAAGTACGTGGCATTAACGGTACCGTTAACCTTTCAGCCGGAACACGCATGAATAATGGGTCGGCCAACCTGAATGTGCGCAGTACAAACTTTGGCATATCGGCTTTTTTTAGTGGCAACGCACAAGTAAATACCCGCACATTAAACCTGAATGATCGTACTTCAACAGATGCATCGGGCAGGAACACCCGTTTGGTGCAGGACGGTTATAGCGATTTTAAAAGAGGGGGCTACGAATCAGGGATCAACTTCGATTGGTCGCTGTCAAAAATGGATAACATTACGGGCTCCTTGGGTTACGACCATTTTAATAATCAAAACTCCGGTTTAACCTCACAAAGCCAGCAAACAAATGGGTTGGTCGGTGTTACAAGCCAGCGCAACTCGTTAAGTAAATTTAATGCCAATAGTTATGACTGGAGCCTGGATTATAAACACAAATTCAAAACCGACGGCCAAGAGCTGGAATTGTTGTACAACTCGAGTTTTGGAAAAAACAATTCGGCGTATAACCAAAGCCAGGTTTACAGCGGGCAGGCCAATCCTTTTTCGGCTTCATCGAGCAGTAATCCTGGAACGGATAAGGAAACTAATATTTCGATAGATTATACACACCCGCTTTCAAAAGATGTTGTTTTTGAAACCGGGGCTAAAACTGTTTTACAATACATTAACAGCACCGCCGCTGTTAATGCTTATAATGCAAACACAAACCTATACGCTTTTGACCCCAACCAATCTTATAGCCTCAAATACGACCGTAAGATATACGCAGGCTATATTTCGTTAGGTTTTACTGCATTTCATTTTTTTGATATAAAAGCAGGCGGCCGCCTCGAACATACCGATACCCATATCGATTTTCCGGGCACTCTTATCCCATCCTATAATACCTGGGTTCCTACAGCCGTAATCTCGCATAAACTAAGTACAACATCAACCCTAAAAATAAGCTACACCAAGCGCGTTGAACGTGCCGAGTACCGCGAAATAAACCCGTTTATTAACCTGAGCGACCCTTACAACATTACTACGGGCAACCCGCTGCTAAAGCCCGAAATTGGTAACGTATTTGAGCTGGGTTATAACAAATCATTTGAAGCTGGTGGCAATTTGTACATTGCCCTGTTCTCGCGGCATAACACCAATGATGTAAAGACTTATACCAATTTTTACAGCGAGTATCGCGTAGGCGATTCAGTTTACCGCAATGTGTCGGTAACTAACCGGCAAAATATAGGTACCGAGCAAAATACAGGTATCAGTATTTCCGGCTCGGTTCCTTTTAGTAAAAAGCTGAACCTGCGGACCAATACCACTGTAACCGATAAGTACATTGTCAATAAAGTGTACGGCGGTCCATCAGTGAATGCCGTCGTCGTCCGTACTAATCTCAATCTTACTTTTCAACTCTCCGAAACTTTTGTGGCCGAAGCCTTTGGTAACTACAACTCGCCTTTGAAAAACATTCAGGGCCGTACACCGAAATTCATGACGTATAATTTTGCTGTTCGCAAACAGTTTATGGGCAAAAAGGCAAGTCTTGGTTTTACTACTACAAATCCGTTTGCCAAATATGTTGATCAACTGACCACTATTACGCAAGCAGCCACCACTAACGGATTGCCTTACACCAGCTATAATTTAAGACGGGTACCCTATCAATCCTTCGGTGTGAGTTTATCGTGGCGTTTTGGAAAGCTCGATTTTAAGAAGGACAATGAGCAGGACAATATGGCAAAACCCATTGATAACTAA
- a CDS encoding DUF932 domain-containing protein, which produces MGHQINFNQKTGRDSFMSVKEKAWHGLGQIIDRYPTSSEAIEHAGLDYIVEKRPLFTYDTANHVGEASDDIIIPEIEVPNFFATVRADTEQVLGVVGNDYEVVQNRDAFSFFDAIVGGGDGILYETAGALGNGERVFITAKLPDYIRVGAKDWIEQYLFLTTSHDGLGSITAAFTPIRIVCNNTLNAAMRNHSGAIKIRHTASANERLKQAHTLMGISRILSGAMEGLFNHWASVRITDTEVKKLIQIAMAPNEEVLANLEGGKLELLSTHYTNIIDNVYEYAMASPTQQMDTTAGTVFGAYNAVTGYFQNMRSFKSDEAKFKSIMDGTAKQRAQTAFNLCRDFAIQGSEALIYN; this is translated from the coding sequence ATGGGACATCAAATCAATTTCAATCAGAAAACAGGCAGAGACAGCTTTATGAGCGTAAAGGAAAAAGCCTGGCACGGATTAGGGCAGATCATTGACCGTTACCCCACAAGCAGCGAAGCGATAGAGCACGCAGGTTTAGATTACATTGTCGAAAAACGCCCCTTGTTTACATATGATACCGCGAACCATGTAGGCGAGGCAAGCGACGACATTATTATCCCTGAAATAGAAGTTCCTAATTTCTTTGCTACCGTTCGGGCAGATACCGAGCAGGTTTTAGGGGTAGTCGGTAATGATTACGAGGTGGTACAAAACCGTGACGCATTTTCGTTTTTCGATGCCATTGTTGGCGGTGGTGACGGAATTTTATACGAAACGGCAGGTGCATTAGGGAACGGCGAACGCGTTTTTATAACCGCCAAGCTACCTGATTATATCCGGGTTGGTGCGAAGGACTGGATAGAGCAATATTTGTTTTTAACTACCTCTCACGATGGATTAGGTAGTATTACGGCTGCTTTTACACCCATCCGCATTGTATGTAATAATACGCTTAACGCAGCCATGCGGAACCATTCAGGGGCAATTAAGATACGGCATACTGCATCCGCTAACGAAAGATTAAAACAGGCGCATACCTTAATGGGTATCAGCCGTATATTGAGCGGTGCAATGGAAGGCCTGTTTAATCACTGGGCAAGCGTTCGTATCACGGATACCGAAGTGAAAAAGCTGATACAGATCGCTATGGCACCTAATGAAGAGGTGTTAGCCAATTTGGAAGGTGGTAAATTGGAACTTTTGTCAACACATTACACCAACATCATAGATAACGTTTATGAATATGCAATGGCCAGCCCGACCCAGCAAATGGACACGACCGCAGGAACGGTATTTGGTGCTTATAATGCGGTAACGGGTTATTTTCAGAACATGCGCAGTTTTAAAAGCGATGAAGCCAAATTTAAATCTATAATGGACGGCACCGCCAAGCAACGGGCGCAAACCGCCTTTAACCTTTGCCGTGATTTTGCTATACAGGGAAGTGAAGCGTTGATCTATAATTAA
- a CDS encoding mechanosensitive ion channel family protein: protein MDIYYRNNLLVAVSEEDALWQQTTKELLAKSWKSSIGNAVKAYREETNWSTLVKEGAMALAVLILLIYGINRLFRLLLSKTLNPEAWYSKGIRVKNYQLVDPAQSAHVLQALIRLTKWVVIIILIYLALPVLFGIFPFTKDISDTLMGYVTTPLRKIGMAVWNYVPNFVTIVVLVIIFRYVLKFFRYLKTEIERGKLTIPGFYPDWANPTYQILRVLVMAFMLIVIFPYMPGSDSPVFKGVSVFLGVLFTFGSAGALGNIVAGLVLTYMRAFKIGDRVKVGEVTGDVIGKSLLVTRIRTIQNEIISIPNSTVMGTHTINYSSDAPVNGLIVHTTVTIGYDVPWRQVHDLLINAALATPMIEKDPTPYVLQTSLDDNYVSYRLNAFTKEPNRQAVIYSHLHANIQDIFSEAGVEIMSPHYSALRDGNATTIPKVN, encoded by the coding sequence ATGGATATCTATTATAGGAATAATCTGTTAGTGGCCGTATCAGAGGAAGATGCGCTTTGGCAGCAAACCACTAAGGAATTGCTGGCGAAAAGCTGGAAAAGCAGCATTGGCAATGCTGTTAAGGCGTACCGTGAAGAAACGAATTGGTCGACTCTGGTCAAGGAAGGTGCAATGGCTTTGGCCGTGTTAATCTTATTGATTTATGGAATTAACCGCCTGTTCCGTTTATTATTATCTAAAACCCTTAACCCTGAGGCTTGGTACAGCAAGGGTATCCGTGTCAAAAACTACCAGCTGGTTGACCCTGCGCAATCAGCCCATGTCTTGCAAGCCTTGATCCGGCTCACTAAATGGGTGGTCATCATCATTCTCATTTACCTGGCTCTACCGGTTTTGTTTGGCATCTTTCCTTTCACCAAGGACATATCAGATACGCTAATGGGCTATGTGACAACACCACTGAGAAAGATCGGTATGGCCGTTTGGAACTACGTTCCGAATTTCGTCACTATAGTTGTGCTAGTCATCATCTTTCGCTATGTGCTCAAATTCTTCCGTTATTTAAAAACGGAGATTGAGCGTGGCAAGCTGACCATACCCGGATTTTACCCGGATTGGGCTAACCCAACATACCAAATCTTAAGGGTACTGGTTATGGCCTTTATGCTGATCGTGATCTTTCCCTATATGCCGGGTTCTGATTCGCCTGTATTCAAAGGGGTATCCGTTTTCCTGGGCGTGCTGTTTACCTTTGGGTCGGCAGGTGCGCTGGGCAATATTGTAGCAGGCCTGGTGTTAACTTACATGCGGGCTTTTAAAATCGGCGACCGGGTAAAGGTCGGCGAGGTTACCGGTGATGTGATCGGCAAATCTCTGCTCGTAACCCGCATCCGGACCATCCAAAACGAGATCATTTCTATACCCAACTCCACCGTCATGGGTACACATACTATCAATTACAGCAGCGATGCACCTGTTAATGGTCTGATCGTTCACACCACCGTGACCATTGGTTACGATGTGCCCTGGCGACAAGTGCATGACCTGCTCATTAATGCAGCACTTGCTACACCAATGATCGAAAAAGATCCCACGCCTTACGTGCTTCAAACCAGCCTGGATGATAACTATGTAAGTTACCGGTTGAACGCTTTCACGAAAGAGCCCAACCGGCAGGCAGTGATCTACTCGCATTTGCATGCCAACATTCAGGATATCTTTAGTGAAGCTGGCGTAGAAATTATGTCACCGCATTATTCAGCTCTACGGGATGGAAATGCGACTACTATCCCAAAAGTCAATTAG